One Williamwhitmania sp. genomic window carries:
- a CDS encoding FtsW/RodA/SpoVE family cell cycle protein, which yields MKNVLATYFKGDKVIWMVAFLLTIVSLLVVYSATGSLAYRLKGGNTTFYFMKQLMFLGVGFMIIYMTHLLPYRIFSKFAQLLLFLSIPLLLVTLLFGANLNDASRWLVIPGLGFTVQTSDLAKLALIMYVARTLAQKQDQIKNLKETFLPLILRIGLVCLLILPANFSTAALLGLTCTTLLFVGRISIKHLAMVFGISVVAFGLFILVAAKTPLGNRIGTWKHRIENFVDGNGNGGVGYQVEQGKIAIATGGILGKGPGNSTQRNYLPHPYSDFIYAIIIEEYGVVGGIFVLFLYLILLFRAGLIVRKSKRTFPAFLAIGLTLLLVFQALVNMAVAVHLFPVTGQPLPMVSMGGSSLIFTSVALGIILSVSRSLDEKDNNVITDDNGATVNS from the coding sequence GTGAAGAATGTTCTAGCAACATATTTTAAGGGAGACAAGGTGATCTGGATGGTGGCCTTCTTGCTGACGATTGTATCGCTGCTGGTTGTGTATTCTGCTACTGGTTCGTTGGCATATAGGCTTAAAGGGGGCAACACGACCTTTTACTTCATGAAGCAGCTGATGTTTTTGGGCGTCGGTTTTATGATAATCTACATGACGCATCTTCTTCCATACCGCATATTTTCGAAGTTTGCCCAGCTGCTACTATTCCTTAGTATACCGCTTTTACTAGTTACTTTACTTTTTGGTGCTAACCTAAACGATGCTTCCCGTTGGCTAGTAATTCCAGGTCTGGGCTTTACCGTTCAAACCTCCGACTTAGCAAAGTTGGCGCTAATTATGTATGTTGCAAGAACGTTGGCTCAGAAGCAGGACCAGATTAAAAATCTCAAGGAGACATTTCTTCCACTCATACTCCGCATAGGTTTGGTATGTTTGCTAATTCTTCCCGCCAACTTCTCTACTGCTGCCCTACTCGGACTAACCTGCACCACGCTGCTTTTTGTTGGACGAATCAGCATAAAACACCTTGCAATGGTTTTTGGCATAAGCGTTGTTGCTTTTGGATTATTTATACTGGTAGCAGCAAAAACACCGCTGGGAAATCGTATTGGGACATGGAAGCATAGAATTGAAAACTTTGTTGACGGAAATGGCAATGGCGGGGTTGGCTACCAGGTAGAGCAGGGAAAAATTGCAATTGCCACCGGTGGAATTTTGGGTAAGGGTCCGGGTAATAGTACCCAACGGAACTATTTGCCTCACCCATATTCCGACTTCATTTATGCAATAATCATTGAAGAATATGGAGTTGTTGGAGGCATCTTTGTGCTCTTTTTATACTTGATTCTACTGTTTCGTGCCGGGCTAATTGTGCGTAAGAGTAAGCGAACTTTTCCAGCATTCCTGGCCATTGGGCTTACCCTGCTCCTCGTTTTTCAGGCACTTGTGAATATGGCAGTGGCAGTTCACCTATTTCCTGTAACTGGTCAGCCGTTACCCATGGTGAGCATGGGTGGCAGCTCACTCATATTTACCAGCGTTGCACTTGGCATAATTTTAAGCGTGAGTCGCAGCTTGGACGAAAAGGATAATAATGTAATTACTGATGATAATGGGGCTACGGTTAATAGTTAG
- the murD gene encoding UDP-N-acetylmuramoyl-L-alanine--D-glutamate ligase: MRLVVLGAGESGAGSAVLAKLKGLDVFVSDFGEIKAEYKDLLNSYGIIWEEKQHTLDKILNADEVVKSPGIPEKVQVVKEIRAKGISIISEIEFAGRYCSAKTICITGSNGKTTTTSLIYHMLQKAGLNVGLAGNIGKSFALQVALEHFDYYVIELSSFQLDGMYKFKADIGILMNITPDHLDRYNYRMEDYSRSKFRITQNMHKGDAFIYCSDDPETMRYLPEYKIGAELLPFTLNGELTQGAVCDGKAIHVKYNNSEFTMSIEELALKGKHNVYNSMAAAIAGHVLHLRKEFIRQSLADFQGVEHRLEPVVKVRGVTFINDSKATNINSTWYALESMTTPVVWIVGGIDKGNDYAELMELVKNKVKAIVCLGVDNTKIHAAFEGVVPTIVDTMSAEEAVKQSYALAFKGDTVLLSPACASFDLFENYEDRGRKFKEATRKL, from the coding sequence ATGAGGCTGGTAGTATTGGGTGCGGGTGAAAGTGGGGCTGGGTCGGCAGTGTTGGCCAAGCTAAAGGGACTTGATGTGTTCGTATCCGATTTTGGTGAGATTAAGGCTGAGTATAAAGATCTGCTCAACAGCTACGGCATCATTTGGGAGGAAAAGCAGCACACCTTGGATAAAATTCTTAATGCCGATGAGGTGGTAAAGAGCCCCGGCATTCCAGAAAAGGTTCAAGTTGTCAAGGAAATTAGGGCCAAGGGCATTTCAATAATTTCTGAAATTGAGTTTGCCGGACGGTATTGCTCAGCTAAAACGATATGCATAACCGGCAGCAATGGCAAAACTACCACCACTAGCCTTATTTATCACATGCTCCAGAAGGCAGGACTAAATGTGGGATTGGCCGGAAATATTGGAAAGAGTTTTGCGTTGCAGGTAGCGCTGGAGCATTTTGATTACTACGTGATTGAGCTGAGCAGCTTTCAGCTCGATGGTATGTACAAGTTCAAGGCCGACATCGGCATTTTAATGAACATTACACCTGACCACTTGGACAGGTATAATTATAGGATGGAAGATTATTCGAGGTCGAAGTTTAGAATTACCCAGAATATGCATAAGGGTGATGCCTTTATCTACTGCTCCGATGATCCTGAGACGATGAGGTACCTTCCGGAATACAAGATCGGTGCTGAGTTACTTCCCTTTACATTGAATGGGGAATTGACTCAGGGTGCCGTTTGCGATGGGAAAGCAATACATGTAAAATATAACAACTCTGAATTCACTATGAGTATCGAAGAGCTGGCATTAAAAGGTAAGCATAATGTTTACAACTCCATGGCTGCTGCAATAGCCGGCCATGTGCTACACCTCCGCAAGGAGTTTATTCGTCAAAGTCTCGCTGATTTTCAGGGTGTTGAACACCGTTTGGAACCAGTAGTTAAGGTTAGAGGTGTAACCTTTATTAACGATTCCAAGGCCACAAACATCAACTCTACCTGGTATGCGCTCGAAAGCATGACAACCCCAGTGGTTTGGATTGTGGGCGGCATTGATAAGGGCAACGATTATGCTGAGCTAATGGAGTTGGTAAAAAATAAGGTGAAGGCCATTGTTTGCCTTGGGGTAGACAATACCAAAATTCACGCTGCATTTGAGGGTGTGGTCCCCACTATTGTGGACACCATGTCGGCAGAGGAGGCCGTAAAGCAATCCTATGCGTTGGCTTTTAAGGGCGATACCGTACTGTTGTCACCAGCTTGCGCAAGCTTCGACCTGTTTGAGAACTATGAAGATAGGGGCAGAAAATTTAAGGAGGCAACTCGGAAGTTGTAA
- the mraY gene encoding phospho-N-acetylmuramoyl-pentapeptide-transferase, which produces MLYYLFSYLEKLDFPGARLFHYLSFRSALAIIISLLFTLFFGKKMIRYLQRQQIGEEIRNLGLEGQMQKKGTPTMGGLIIILAILIPTLLLGDLGNIYILLMIAATIWMGMVGFADDYIKVFRKHKEGLPGRMKILGQIVLGLMVGLTLFLSNDVVIRERTTKVSPGSEVEVVDGAAAGEQRTVFLTPEKKTTQTTIPFFKNNEFNYADVLFFLPTEKAEKWAWVVYVLACIFIVTAVSNGANLTDGLDGLATGISAIIGVTLGIFAYLSGNVIYADYLHIMYIPHSGELVVFMAAMIGATIGFLWYNSFPAQVFMGDTGSLALGGIIAVFAIMIRKELLIPILCGVFFVESISVMLQVSYFKRTKRKYGEGRRIFLMAPLHHHYQKKGYPEPKIVTRFWIIGMILAVVTIVTLKIR; this is translated from the coding sequence ATGCTATACTATCTGTTCAGCTATTTAGAAAAGCTCGACTTCCCGGGAGCGAGGTTGTTTCACTACCTCTCGTTTCGGTCGGCACTTGCCATTATCATCTCACTCCTTTTTACCCTATTTTTTGGTAAGAAGATGATTCGGTATTTGCAGAGGCAGCAGATTGGAGAGGAAATTCGTAACCTTGGCCTGGAAGGGCAAATGCAGAAGAAGGGAACGCCAACCATGGGCGGGCTAATCATAATTTTGGCCATCCTAATACCGACATTATTACTTGGTGATTTAGGCAACATATACATTCTCTTAATGATTGCTGCAACCATTTGGATGGGAATGGTCGGTTTTGCCGATGACTACATTAAGGTATTCCGCAAGCACAAGGAGGGACTTCCAGGGAGGATGAAGATTCTTGGGCAAATTGTTCTTGGTCTCATGGTTGGCCTTACATTGTTTTTGAGCAATGACGTGGTTATTCGAGAGAGAACTACCAAGGTAAGCCCCGGCTCCGAAGTTGAGGTGGTTGATGGCGCTGCAGCTGGTGAGCAGCGAACGGTATTTTTGACCCCCGAAAAAAAAACAACTCAAACAACCATCCCCTTTTTTAAAAATAATGAGTTTAATTATGCCGATGTGCTTTTTTTCTTGCCAACTGAAAAGGCAGAAAAGTGGGCATGGGTGGTATATGTGTTGGCCTGTATATTTATTGTAACTGCCGTTTCCAATGGGGCGAATCTAACCGATGGGCTCGATGGATTGGCAACTGGAATTTCCGCCATCATTGGGGTTACCCTAGGTATCTTCGCCTACCTATCGGGTAACGTAATTTATGCCGACTACCTGCACATAATGTACATTCCACATTCGGGAGAGTTGGTTGTATTTATGGCAGCCATGATTGGGGCTACCATTGGATTCCTATGGTATAACTCTTTTCCGGCGCAGGTTTTTATGGGCGATACCGGTAGCCTCGCCCTAGGTGGCATCATTGCTGTGTTTGCAATCATGATTCGGAAGGAGCTGTTAATTCCCATTCTGTGCGGGGTGTTCTTTGTAGAGAGCATTTCGGTAATGCTGCAGGTGAGCTACTTTAAGCGCACTAAGCGCAAGTATGGCGAAGGACGAAGAATCTTCCTGATGGCACCTCTTCATCACCATTACCAAAAGAAGGGATATCCAGAGCCAAAAATTGTTACCCGGTTCTGGATTATCGGGATGATACTTGCAGTTGTAACCATTGTAACTCTCAAAATACGGTAA